In the Nitrospirota bacterium genome, AGCAGCTTCGCTCTGAACTGAAAAAGGGATCCGAGGACGTTGCCAAGCTGAAAAGGGAGAAACAACCGGCAGATGCTGCCATGGCCGCCATGAAAGCGGTTGGCGAGCGGATCAAGGCGATTGAGGACGAACTACGTAGCGCCGAAGAGGCTCTGGCCGATCTGAATCTCCGTATCCCGAATCTCCCCCATGCCTCGGTGCCGGCAGGCAAAAACGAGAGTAGCAACGTGGAGGCCAGACGGTGGGGAACCCCACCCACCCTGACCGCACCGGCCAAGAGCCATTGGGATCTCGGCGAAGCCCTCGGCATTCTGGATTTCGACCGGGCCGCAAAAATCGCTGGGGCACGGTTTGCGGTCCTCACGGGGGCCGGTGCGCGACTCGAACGGGCCCTTATTAACTATATGTTGGACCTCCACACGACAGCACACGGCTATCGGGAGGTCCTGCCGCCGCTCCTCGTCAATCGAACGAGCATGACCGCGACCGGACAGCTACCCAAGTTTGAAGATGACCTGTTTCGCTTGCGCGACGAAGACTATTTCTTGATCCCAACGGCAGAAGTGCCGGTGACGAACCTCCACCGTGACGAGATACTTGCCGAGGCCAGCCTGCCAATCCGGTATACAGCCTATACCCCCTGCTTTCGTCGCGAGGCAGGCTCCTATGGAAAAGATACCAGAGGGCTCATTCGCCTCCACCAATTCAACAAAGTCGAGTTGGTCGTGTTTGCGAAACCGGAACAGTCGTATGAGGAATTGGAACGCTTGACCGGCCATGCCGAAGCGATCTTGCAAGGACTGGGACTTCACTACCGGGTGATCACGCTCTGCACCGGCGATATGGGGTTCTCTGCGGCAAAGACCTACGACATCGAAGTCTGGCTGCCGGCGCAAAACCATTTTCGAGAAATCTCATCCTGCAGCAACTTCGAAGGGTTTCAAGCCAGGCGCGGCGGCATTCGATATAAAGGCCCCGCCGGGAAAAAAGATGCGAAGACAGAGTTCGTCCATACCCTCAACGGGTCGGGACTTGCCGTCGGACGTACACTCGTGGCCATTCTCGAAAACTACCAGCAGCCCGATGGAAGCATCACGATTCCGGACGTCCTGCGTCCCTACATGGGGGGGCTTGAGCGGATTCACAACGAATAGGGTAGAATCCAAACGTCCTAAGCGTACAGAGGTTGAGTTGGAGGGGTGACGGAGCGGCCGAACGTGCCAGTCTTGAAAACTGGAGACCTCGCAAGGGGTCCGCGAGTTCAAATCTCGCCCCCTCCGCCAACGCCGAAAATAGATTCATGCCTTCTGGTAGTCGTCCTCTCGATTTCCTGATATCCCTTCCAGAACAGAACGAAGTGCTCGCTTCCCCCTCTGAGACAACAACCTCGACCCACGTTTCCAATCACCCCAATACGTATCACGCATATTCAGACAGCACGTTCAACGAGGCATTTAGCCATAGCCTAAGTCCTGCCACGGAAGCACATAATGCCAGCAAGCATACTATTGTCGTAAGCGCTTAATAGTTAACAGCAATTCTCAATCCGCAACATCCTGACAGTTTCTTGAAATCCCCCCCCATTAGTCCTACCCCACCTACCTCTACGGTATTTTCAAAAGTGCAGCCCTATCGCAATATCACGCGCATAGCGCGCCTCAACGGGCATCACTTCTTGAAGGAGAGATCGATGCACAAACAGATCGGGAAGATTGGGGCCATTCGTCGAGAGCTAGACGGGACAGCCTGCCCCTGCTGCGGTGGGCATAAGTATCAACTCGTGCTTCGGGGGAACATGCAGCCGCAATCTGGAGGACTCTTTGCCCGCTGCGCGCAATGTCAGCGCCCTCGAGGACTCAATGAAGGCCTCGGTCGAATTCTCTGGATGTAAAGAGCCGCCTCATCACCTCAATACAGAAGGAAGACACCATGCACGTCCTCTCTTCACCGATTCAATACTTACAGCAGCACAGAGCGCGCACAAAACAGAAACGAACCGCATTACATATGTTGACGCTCAGTGGCGCCATCCGGCCCAGCCATGTCGAGATCCGATACGCGACCCCCCTGGCAGGCAGGACCGCCTCCCGCACGCAACCGACTGCGAGCGGGCATCCATTGACCCACCCGATCCCTCTACAGTCATGGGACCACAACATCACACTCAATGTGAACCAGACATGGCAATGGGCACGCAGCCTCTCATCTACACTCGTCCAGCTCGCCAAAAAACCCATCGTCCTTCAATGGACCAAACAGGTAGACATGTAAACCGTCGCCATTCTCGTCGATAATTTTTCTGGATCCATCTCGCGAATTACTTGTACCTCCCATAGGGCCTGAGGTAAGATCACGGCTCGCGTGCTGGTTGTCCTACGGTCATCAATCACGTCATCGATGATTGGGAACCCCGCAAAGAGCTGCGACGAGTGGAGAGGTGGCCGAGTGGCCGAAGGCAACGGTTTGCTAAACCGTCGTAGGGGCAAAACCCTTACCGAGGGTTCAAATCCCTCCCTCTCCGCCACAGCCCACCGCAACAGTGCGCGCGCAGAGAATGGGCAGCCAGACAACTTGATTTTTCTCAGCCGATCCTGTAACAGTGCCCTGCTTGTCTTGCCATGTTCCGTGCCGAGGTAGCTCAGTTGGTAGAGCACAGCCCTGAAAAGGCTGGTGTCGACAGTTCAATTCTGTCCCTCGGCACCACTAATCACTTCCCATTATATATTGATGACTGACTAGCCGAGACCATCCGTGCGTACGAATGGTCGTTGGATCATTCCACTTGGGGAAGACGCCCGAGATAGAACGTGGCAATGGCTACTGTCGCCGCAACATTTAAGGATTCCACGTCGCGACTGAGCGGGATGGTAAATCGAGTAGTGGCATGCGTGCGGATCTGAGCTGATAAACCACGGCTTTCATTGCCAACGGCAAATACACATTTCCGTGGCACATGCCGAATCTCATCAATTGGAACAGTTCCCTCACCTGCCACTTCTGCAGTGAAAATCTGGCAGCCCTGCTGAATCAGCCCTGACACATCCTTGATGAAAAATATCGGCAGCGCAAGCAACACCCCGCTCGTGGCGCGAACCACCTTGGAATGATACACATCGGCAGAATCCGGCGTGAGCCACAGGGCACTCACGTTGAGACCAGCGGCTGTTCGAATAATCGCTCCAACATTGGCAGGATCTTGTAGCTGCTCTCCGAAAATTCCCAGGACAGTCCTCTGACTCAGAATCGTTCCTTCATTCCATATCGGCTGTCGTACCAGGGCGAGAATGCCTTGCGGCTCGTCGACATCGGACAGTTTCGAGAATTGGAAGTCAGGACAGGAATACTGCGGCTTCGAGACAGCCAATCGAACCAATCGGTCACCCTGCCCTTCCTTGAGCAGGTAACCGTGAGACGTCACGATTGTCAGGATCTGGCTCGGATACCGGGTGAGGAGATCCCGCACAGCGTGGGCGCCTTCGACCACGAAGGCGCCTTCCTGTGCTCGCACACGTCTATCGAGGAGAAGTTCGCGGATGTGCGCCCCTTGCGAGCGCGTCAGGAGGGGAAGTGAGTCAGCCACGCTTATACGTCACACTGGACACAAT is a window encoding:
- the serS gene encoding serine--tRNA ligase — encoded protein: MYDLRYLRDNLDSTREQLGLRGADVPWDNLRTLIEQRRALTTQVEQLRSELKKGSEDVAKLKREKQPADAAMAAMKAVGERIKAIEDELRSAEEALADLNLRIPNLPHASVPAGKNESSNVEARRWGTPPTLTAPAKSHWDLGEALGILDFDRAAKIAGARFAVLTGAGARLERALINYMLDLHTTAHGYREVLPPLLVNRTSMTATGQLPKFEDDLFRLRDEDYFLIPTAEVPVTNLHRDEILAEASLPIRYTAYTPCFRREAGSYGKDTRGLIRLHQFNKVELVVFAKPEQSYEELERLTGHAEAILQGLGLHYRVITLCTGDMGFSAAKTYDIEVWLPAQNHFREISSCSNFEGFQARRGGIRYKGPAGKKDAKTEFVHTLNGSGLAVGRTLVAILENYQQPDGSITIPDVLRPYMGGLERIHNE
- a CDS encoding RNA methyltransferase; the encoded protein is MADSLPLLTRSQGAHIRELLLDRRVRAQEGAFVVEGAHAVRDLLTRYPSQILTIVTSHGYLLKEGQGDRLVRLAVSKPQYSCPDFQFSKLSDVDEPQGILALVRQPIWNEGTILSQRTVLGIFGEQLQDPANVGAIIRTAAGLNVSALWLTPDSADVYHSKVVRATSGVLLALPIFFIKDVSGLIQQGCQIFTAEVAGEGTVPIDEIRHVPRKCVFAVGNESRGLSAQIRTHATTRFTIPLSRDVESLNVAATVAIATFYLGRLPQVE